The proteins below come from a single Stutzerimonas stutzeri RCH2 genomic window:
- a CDS encoding protein-disulfide reductase DsbD, with protein sequence MPPQLYREIAMLRLLSLLFLLFVLPANAGLFDSKPSATLGGALNNSGDFLPVREAFRLSLVEAAPERVTLRFVAADGYYLYRHRFAFQTSEPTVTLGEAKLPDGVPKVDDYFGEIEAYYGIVDIEIPVTNPDNRPFVLQVSYQGCADKGLCYPPETESLRIGDGAESTTTTAGGQTSQGDLSWKSIALFFLAGLGLTFTPCVLPMLPILTGVVLRDQPGGMRSFLLSLAYVLPMAGGFALLGALMGVFGAELNLQARLQSPWVLVPFALFFVAFALAMFGLFELRLPQALASRLDRLAGNARGGSFTGAALLGAVSSLLVSPCVSAPLAGALLYISASGDALGGGLKLFALGLGMGAPLVLFATGGGALLPKSGPWMISVRNVFGVLLLAVAVWMLERVLPGPLALALWGLLAAGSAVFLGTLEFTSKTPRQKLAQLAGLVLLVYALAAWVGALQGGSDPLRPLPHAIGGSTPSSMAGEGWHTISTPAELDAQLAAARAAGQPLMLDWYADWCISCKVIEREVFANPQVAPRLADYRLIRFDITESNAAQRSLLDRYKLFGPPAILFFDRSGNEMDDVRVVGEIDASGFAERLDRAAAGL encoded by the coding sequence ATGCCGCCACAGCTTTACCGTGAGATCGCCATGCTTCGCCTGCTGAGTCTGCTGTTCCTGCTCTTTGTGCTTCCCGCCAACGCCGGCCTGTTCGACAGCAAGCCCAGCGCGACCCTCGGCGGTGCGCTGAACAACAGTGGCGATTTCCTGCCGGTGCGCGAAGCCTTCCGGCTGAGCCTGGTCGAAGCAGCCCCCGAGCGAGTCACGCTGCGCTTCGTCGCGGCGGACGGTTACTACCTCTACCGGCACCGCTTTGCCTTCCAGACCAGCGAACCGACCGTCACGCTCGGCGAGGCGAAACTGCCCGATGGCGTGCCCAAGGTTGACGATTATTTCGGCGAGATCGAAGCCTATTACGGCATCGTCGATATCGAAATACCGGTTACCAACCCGGACAACCGCCCGTTCGTTCTGCAGGTGTCCTATCAGGGCTGCGCCGACAAGGGGCTCTGCTACCCGCCGGAAACCGAATCGCTGCGCATTGGTGACGGGGCCGAATCAACGACCACTACGGCAGGCGGTCAGACCAGCCAGGGTGATCTGTCCTGGAAGTCGATAGCCCTGTTCTTTCTCGCCGGACTGGGACTGACCTTCACGCCCTGCGTGCTGCCGATGCTGCCGATTCTCACCGGCGTCGTACTGCGTGATCAGCCGGGCGGCATGCGCAGCTTCCTGCTCTCGCTGGCCTACGTACTGCCCATGGCCGGTGGCTTCGCCCTGCTTGGCGCGCTGATGGGCGTGTTCGGCGCGGAGCTGAATCTGCAAGCGCGCCTGCAATCGCCCTGGGTCCTGGTCCCGTTTGCGCTGTTCTTCGTAGCATTTGCTCTGGCGATGTTCGGACTCTTCGAGCTGCGCCTGCCGCAGGCGCTCGCCAGCCGCCTCGACCGCCTCGCCGGCAATGCACGGGGCGGCTCGTTCACCGGCGCCGCGTTGCTCGGCGCGGTATCCAGCCTGCTGGTATCGCCCTGCGTCTCCGCGCCACTGGCCGGCGCACTGCTGTACATCAGCGCCAGTGGTGACGCACTGGGCGGAGGCCTGAAGTTGTTCGCCCTGGGGCTGGGCATGGGCGCGCCACTGGTGCTGTTCGCCACCGGCGGCGGTGCCCTGCTGCCCAAGAGCGGCCCCTGGATGATCAGCGTGCGCAACGTATTCGGTGTGCTTCTGTTAGCCGTCGCCGTCTGGATGCTCGAACGCGTACTGCCTGGCCCGCTGGCGCTAGCCTTGTGGGGCCTGCTGGCCGCCGGCAGCGCGGTCTTTCTTGGCACGCTTGAGTTCACCAGCAAGACACCACGGCAAAAGCTCGCCCAACTCGCCGGCCTGGTATTGCTGGTCTATGCGTTGGCGGCCTGGGTCGGCGCATTGCAAGGTGGCTCGGACCCGCTCCGACCGCTACCGCATGCCATTGGCGGATCAACGCCAAGCAGCATGGCCGGCGAAGGCTGGCACACGATCTCCACACCTGCAGAGCTCGACGCACAACTGGCCGCGGCCCGCGCTGCCGGCCAACCACTGATGCTGGACTGGTATGCCGACTGGTGCATCAGCTGCAAGGTGATCGAACGCGAGGTCTTCGCCAATCCGCAGGTAGCGCCGCGCCTGGCCGACTATCGTCTAATCCGCTTCGACATCACCGAAAGCAACGCAGCCCAGCGCAGCTTGCTGGACCGTTACAAGCTGTTCGGCCCGCCGGCCATCCTGTTCTTCGATCGCAGCGGTA
- a CDS encoding Rieske (2Fe-2S) protein, translating to MIRLCATSELLEGQSRGFTVGDLKVIAARRDGQPYLYENRCPHRGVPLEWQPHQFLDESGSLLQCATHGALFLIESGECVAGPCAGQALRQLDVAEQAGSIWLQTDRQSDS from the coding sequence ATGATTCGATTATGCGCGACATCCGAACTGCTCGAAGGACAGAGTCGCGGCTTCACTGTCGGCGACCTGAAGGTGATCGCGGCTCGGCGGGATGGCCAACCGTACCTGTACGAGAATCGCTGCCCGCACCGCGGCGTGCCACTGGAATGGCAGCCCCACCAGTTTCTCGACGAAAGCGGTAGCCTGCTGCAGTGCGCGACTCACGGCGCCCTGTTTCTCATCGAATCCGGCGAGTGCGTCGCCGGGCCATGTGCTGGACAGGCGCTACGCCAGCTGGATGTCGCCGAACAAGCAGGGAGCATCTGGTTGCAAACTGATCGGCAGAGCGACAGTTGA
- a CDS encoding FecCD family ABC transporter permease, producing the protein MGSLVPVRFLFVVLGLLLLTAIWLSLALGPLSLTLGDSLAAALRLLGAPIEQAGLEQAELVLAKIRLPRTLLGCAAGAVLALCGVAMQGLFRNPLADPGLVGVSSGAALGAAVAIVGATFVPALPLSWEPYLLSAFAFIGGLGVTLLVYRLGRRDGQTHVATMLLSGIALTALAGAVVGLFTYLADDRTLRSLTFWNLGSLNGASYVRLWPLLLITIAVAFWLPQRAKALNALLLGESEARHLGFNVERIKRELVVCTALGVGAAVAAAGLIGFIGLVVPHLMRLLVGPDHRLLLPASALAGASLLLLADVAARLVIAPAELPIGIVTALLGAPFFLYLLLRERV; encoded by the coding sequence ATGGGTAGTCTGGTTCCCGTGCGCTTTCTGTTTGTCGTGCTCGGTCTGTTGCTGCTGACCGCTATCTGGCTGTCGCTTGCACTGGGGCCGCTGAGCCTGACGCTCGGCGATAGCCTGGCTGCTGCGTTGCGGCTGCTCGGTGCGCCGATCGAGCAAGCCGGGCTGGAGCAGGCGGAGCTGGTCCTTGCAAAGATTCGCCTGCCGCGGACGCTGCTGGGCTGTGCCGCTGGCGCGGTGCTGGCCCTTTGTGGGGTGGCGATGCAGGGCCTGTTTCGCAATCCGCTGGCCGACCCGGGACTGGTCGGGGTGTCCAGCGGCGCAGCCCTGGGTGCCGCGGTTGCGATCGTCGGAGCCACGTTCGTCCCGGCGTTGCCGCTGAGCTGGGAGCCCTACTTGTTGTCGGCGTTCGCTTTCATCGGCGGGCTCGGTGTTACGCTGCTGGTCTATCGCCTGGGGCGGCGCGATGGCCAGACCCATGTGGCCACCATGTTGCTTTCCGGTATCGCGCTCACAGCCCTCGCTGGCGCGGTAGTCGGACTATTCACTTATCTGGCCGACGACCGGACGTTGCGTTCGCTGACCTTCTGGAACCTGGGCAGCCTGAATGGCGCCAGCTACGTAAGGTTGTGGCCGCTGTTGCTGATCACGATCGCCGTGGCGTTCTGGCTGCCGCAGCGGGCAAAGGCGTTGAATGCGCTACTGCTAGGTGAATCCGAGGCGCGCCATCTGGGCTTCAATGTCGAGCGCATCAAGCGCGAGCTGGTCGTCTGCACCGCGCTGGGGGTCGGTGCAGCGGTCGCTGCGGCCGGTCTGATCGGCTTTATCGGATTGGTGGTGCCGCATCTCATGCGCCTGCTAGTCGGGCCCGATCATCGGCTGCTGTTGCCGGCATCAGCGCTTGCTGGCGCCAGCCTGCTGCTGCTTGCCGATGTCGCCGCGCGGCTGGTGATTGCGCCCGCCGAGCTGCCGATCGGCATCGTCACCGCATTGCTCGGTGCGCCGTTCTTCCTTTATCTGCTGCTGCGTGAGCGCGTCTGA
- a CDS encoding heme ABC transporter ATP-binding protein gives MLAGNDLTVRRGSITALQGVSLQLRAGQVFGVLGPNGAGKSTLLAALSGELRPSAGHVLLQGRALADWPDVERARCLAVLPQSSTLNFAFRVADVVAMGRLPHRTGGRADAAIVEAALAAADAQHLAARSYLKLSGGERQRVHLARVLAQLWPGGPGRVLLLDEPTSMLDPAHQHSILQTVRGFAAQGGAALVILHDLNLAARYCDRLLLLKNGCPQAEGSVDEVLRAEQLQAVFGLEVLVQRHPERGHPLIIAR, from the coding sequence ATGCTGGCGGGTAACGATCTTACGGTACGGCGTGGCTCGATCACTGCCTTGCAAGGCGTGTCGCTGCAGCTGCGCGCAGGGCAGGTGTTTGGTGTGCTCGGGCCGAATGGTGCCGGCAAGAGCACGTTGCTCGCGGCGCTATCCGGCGAACTCAGGCCATCTGCGGGGCACGTCTTGCTGCAGGGCCGCGCGCTCGCTGACTGGCCAGACGTAGAGCGGGCACGCTGTCTGGCGGTGTTGCCTCAGAGCTCGACTCTCAATTTCGCCTTCCGCGTCGCGGACGTGGTCGCCATGGGACGTCTGCCTCATCGCACCGGAGGTCGGGCCGATGCTGCCATTGTCGAGGCGGCACTTGCTGCCGCGGACGCGCAGCATCTGGCCGCACGTAGCTACCTCAAACTCTCGGGCGGTGAACGCCAGCGTGTGCATCTCGCCCGAGTGCTGGCGCAATTGTGGCCGGGCGGGCCGGGGCGTGTATTACTGCTCGACGAGCCCACCTCGATGCTCGACCCGGCGCATCAGCACAGCATTCTCCAGACTGTCAGAGGTTTTGCTGCGCAAGGCGGGGCGGCGTTGGTCATTCTGCATGACCTGAACCTGGCGGCGCGCTACTGTGACCGTCTGCTGCTGCTCAAGAACGGCTGCCCGCAGGCCGAGGGCTCGGTCGATGAGGTGTTGCGTGCCGAGCAGCTGCAAGCGGTGTTCGGCCTCGAAGTGCTGGTGCAGCGCCATCCTGAACGCGGCCATCCGCTGATCATTGCCCGTTGA
- a CDS encoding ChaN family lipoprotein, with translation MRIALLLILGLLAGCQALPALPEWQSPEGREHPDLGVIVDLQRDAVITPAQLVTKLQAYDGLLIGERHDNPDHHALQLWLLQALAQARPQGSLLLEMLEPEQQTQVDAVRRYLADGRAEDDLPQALGWQKGWDWELYGPLVRYALDQPYPLLHANLGREEIMSIYRAAPALSGRASATDAIRDALLAQIEVSHCGMLPATQLPAMLAVQQQRDRRMAERMIAAPKPAMLFAGAFHVRRDLGVPLHIEDLSGEPVGVLMLAEVGEAVSAAQADYVWYTPAQPEQDHCAQLRQSGR, from the coding sequence GTGCGCATTGCTCTATTGCTGATACTGGGATTGCTTGCGGGTTGCCAGGCGTTGCCGGCACTGCCTGAATGGCAAAGCCCCGAGGGGCGTGAGCATCCCGATCTTGGCGTGATCGTCGATCTGCAGCGCGATGCCGTGATTACTCCCGCCCAGTTGGTGACGAAACTGCAGGCTTACGATGGCCTGCTGATCGGCGAGCGCCACGACAATCCGGATCATCACGCCCTGCAGCTCTGGCTGCTGCAGGCGCTGGCACAGGCGCGTCCGCAAGGCAGCCTGCTATTGGAGATGCTCGAGCCCGAGCAACAGACACAAGTCGATGCGGTGCGCCGGTATTTGGCGGATGGTCGTGCGGAAGACGATCTGCCACAGGCGCTCGGCTGGCAGAAGGGGTGGGACTGGGAGCTGTACGGGCCGCTGGTCCGTTATGCACTCGACCAACCTTATCCGCTGTTGCATGCCAACCTGGGGCGCGAGGAGATCATGTCGATCTACCGCGCTGCACCGGCACTCTCTGGGCGCGCGTCCGCCACCGATGCGATCCGTGATGCGTTACTGGCGCAGATCGAAGTCTCCCACTGCGGGATGCTGCCCGCGACCCAGCTGCCGGCGATGCTGGCGGTGCAGCAGCAGCGTGATCGGCGCATGGCGGAGCGGATGATCGCTGCACCGAAGCCTGCAATGCTGTTCGCTGGCGCGTTTCATGTGCGGCGTGATCTGGGTGTGCCGCTGCATATCGAGGATCTGTCAGGGGAGCCGGTAGGTGTGCTGATGCTTGCTGAAGTGGGCGAGGCGGTGTCCGCCGCACAGGCCGATTATGTCTGGTATACACCGGCGCAACCGGAGCAGGATCACTGCGCACAGTTGCGCCAGTCGGGCAGGTGA
- a CDS encoding Crp/Fnr family transcriptional regulator, with protein MYLLGEQPAYADRLINRLQTIPSQLLEGLQPSGPNLELKHTDDLCAELPAQQLFIIETGLLHAQIDGKALFYLQEGDLVGLRQAGDLPECRYCTDEPISLIPYSRNAAFQHIHADAHRQELFTQYLIGHTALLGDALARLKQPEIRPSTGFKHFAVGEELIRQGDEADNVFIIIEGHADAIVDGQKVGDVQKDEIFGAMAVFTRERRSATVVASEPCTVMVIPKEQFLGLTQSNPRIAHSLIESMARRIDLLNKEVTHLRVNVAV; from the coding sequence ATGTATTTACTCGGGGAGCAACCGGCGTACGCCGATCGCCTGATCAACCGTCTGCAAACAATCCCCTCACAGCTGCTGGAAGGCTTGCAGCCGTCGGGCCCAAATCTTGAACTCAAGCACACCGACGATCTCTGCGCCGAGCTGCCGGCACAGCAACTATTCATCATCGAAACGGGACTGCTGCATGCTCAGATCGACGGCAAGGCACTGTTCTATCTCCAGGAGGGCGATCTGGTCGGCTTGCGCCAGGCAGGAGACCTGCCCGAGTGCCGCTATTGCACTGACGAGCCGATCAGCCTAATCCCCTACTCGCGCAACGCCGCGTTTCAGCATATCCACGCTGACGCACATCGCCAGGAGCTGTTCACCCAGTATCTGATCGGCCATACCGCGCTACTCGGCGACGCCCTGGCGCGACTCAAGCAACCGGAGATCCGGCCATCCACCGGATTCAAGCATTTTGCCGTGGGAGAAGAACTGATTCGCCAGGGCGACGAGGCGGACAACGTATTCATCATCATCGAAGGTCATGCCGACGCGATCGTCGACGGACAGAAGGTCGGCGACGTACAGAAGGACGAGATCTTCGGCGCCATGGCGGTGTTCACCCGCGAGCGGCGTAGCGCAACGGTGGTGGCCAGCGAGCCTTGCACGGTCATGGTCATTCCGAAGGAGCAGTTTCTCGGCCTGACGCAAAGCAATCCCCGCATCGCGCACAGCCTCATCGAGAGCATGGCGCGGCGCATCGACCTGCTGAACAAGGAAGTCACCCACCTTCGTGTCAACGTTGCCGTCTGA
- a CDS encoding TfoX/Sxy family protein — MHDELLSLRNLGKTSVQWLHASGIHTAADLRRLGAVSSYRAVKSRGFGASKVLLYAIEGALRDVPWQQLPAPLKEQLNRSLSDERDN, encoded by the coding sequence ATGCACGACGAACTGCTTTCGCTCCGCAATCTGGGCAAGACCTCGGTGCAGTGGTTGCACGCATCGGGCATCCATACGGCAGCCGATCTGCGAAGGCTCGGCGCGGTAAGTTCCTATCGCGCGGTAAAGTCGCGCGGCTTTGGTGCCTCCAAGGTGTTGCTGTATGCCATCGAAGGCGCATTGCGCGACGTGCCGTGGCAACAATTGCCCGCGCCGCTGAAGGAACAACTCAACCGAAGTCTGTCCGACGAACGCGACAACTAG
- a CDS encoding class I SAM-dependent methyltransferase yields the protein MPTSEIRSSGTASESVQLFSSRSDDYARFRPTYPEALFAWLADQCATTDIALDLAAGNGQASFPLTRYFRRVLACDASAEQLNAANDWPDVQRFVADAEHLPVQSGRLDLLVVAQALHWFATADFFAQARLALKPHGLCCAWCYSLLEVTPAVDALIQKLYGETLAGYWPAGRASVDAGYRDIQAPFAPIECPAFSLEAHWKFADLVGYLRTWSAVKQWQKQHGQDPVAMIEAALSSAWGPPDRRRPVRWPLHFLTGFPNR from the coding sequence ATGCCTACAAGCGAAATACGTTCCTCCGGGACGGCCAGCGAAAGCGTTCAGCTATTTTCCAGCCGCTCCGATGACTACGCGCGTTTCCGCCCGACCTACCCCGAGGCGCTGTTCGCCTGGCTGGCAGACCAATGCGCGACGACCGACATCGCCCTGGACCTCGCAGCAGGCAACGGGCAAGCCAGCTTTCCGCTGACACGCTACTTCCGTCGTGTCCTGGCGTGCGACGCCAGTGCCGAACAGCTGAACGCAGCGAATGACTGGCCGGACGTGCAACGCTTCGTCGCCGACGCCGAACACCTGCCCGTGCAAAGCGGACGGCTCGATCTGCTGGTGGTCGCCCAGGCATTGCACTGGTTCGCCACAGCGGATTTTTTCGCCCAGGCGCGGCTCGCGCTGAAGCCGCACGGTTTGTGCTGCGCGTGGTGCTACAGCCTGCTGGAGGTGACGCCCGCGGTGGATGCGCTCATCCAGAAGCTCTATGGCGAAACCCTGGCGGGCTACTGGCCTGCAGGCCGGGCCAGCGTAGATGCCGGTTATCGCGATATCCAAGCGCCTTTCGCACCCATCGAATGCCCAGCGTTTTCCCTGGAAGCACATTGGAAATTCGCCGACCTGGTTGGCTACCTGCGCACCTGGTCGGCAGTCAAACAATGGCAGAAGCAGCACGGGCAGGACCCGGTTGCGATGATCGAAGCCGCGCTGTCCTCGGCCTGGGGGCCACCTGATCGGCGGCGACCCGTGCGCTGGCCGCTACACTTCCTGACAGGCTTCCCCAACCGCTAG
- a CDS encoding AAA family ATPase: MSQALIAALQNSAVFPHPTEGVRVIETHISWVILTGTYAYKIKKPVDFGFLNFTNLASRKHFCEEELRLNQRMAPDLYLEVLPISGSPDAPEIDGTGEPFEYALKMREFPQTQLLAELQARGELTDAHIDALAEQIAHFHQSTPQVPAGHTLSSADAIVAPMRQNFEQIRPLLSEAADLRQLDALEDWTETSIQRLRPLLEQRCQQGFVRECHGDLHLGNATLIDGNVVLFDCIEFNEPFRLIDIASDAAFLAMDLEDRDLKCQARRFLNGWLEHTGDYAALALLNLYKAYRALVRAKVSLFRLYQEQDAVQRKVIVRQYRSYANLAESYSAIPSRFLAITHGVSAVGKSHVALRLVEALGAIRLRSDVERKRLHGEQPQAQQGQLDTGIYSQQASDATYQHLHQLATTALQAGFSVVIDAAYLKRQQRQDAWQAAETTGVPFLILDCQAPDAVIAQWLAQRQAEGVDPSDATMEVVHAQQASREALSESERLHSRRVDTQDAGSLDELVASIRQHLPGL; this comes from the coding sequence CCTGGGTAATCCTCACCGGCACCTACGCTTACAAAATCAAGAAACCAGTGGACTTCGGCTTTCTCAACTTTACCAATCTCGCCTCGCGCAAGCATTTCTGCGAAGAGGAGCTACGACTCAACCAGCGCATGGCGCCTGACCTTTATCTGGAAGTCCTGCCCATTAGCGGCTCGCCGGATGCGCCCGAGATCGACGGCACAGGGGAGCCCTTCGAATATGCCCTGAAGATGCGTGAATTTCCGCAAACTCAGCTGCTGGCCGAATTGCAGGCACGCGGCGAATTGACGGACGCGCACATCGACGCCTTGGCCGAGCAGATTGCGCACTTCCACCAGAGCACCCCGCAGGTACCCGCCGGTCATACGCTGAGCAGCGCAGACGCAATCGTTGCGCCGATGCGGCAGAACTTCGAGCAGATTCGCCCATTGCTCAGCGAGGCGGCGGACCTGCGCCAGCTGGACGCACTCGAGGACTGGACGGAAACCAGCATCCAGCGTCTGCGCCCGCTGCTCGAGCAGCGCTGCCAGCAAGGGTTTGTCCGCGAGTGTCACGGCGACCTCCACCTGGGTAACGCCACGCTGATCGATGGCAATGTCGTCCTGTTCGACTGCATCGAATTCAATGAGCCGTTCCGCCTGATCGATATCGCCTCGGACGCTGCGTTTCTCGCCATGGACCTGGAGGATCGCGACCTGAAATGTCAGGCGCGCCGCTTCCTCAACGGCTGGCTGGAGCACACCGGCGACTATGCGGCACTGGCGCTGCTGAATCTGTACAAGGCCTATCGCGCACTGGTGCGCGCCAAGGTCAGCCTGTTCCGCCTGTATCAGGAGCAGGACGCCGTTCAGCGCAAGGTGATCGTGCGCCAGTACCGCAGCTATGCAAACCTGGCCGAGAGCTACAGCGCCATTCCCTCGCGCTTTCTCGCAATCACCCATGGCGTTTCAGCGGTGGGCAAAAGCCACGTTGCACTGCGCCTGGTCGAGGCTCTGGGCGCGATCCGCCTGCGTTCGGATGTTGAACGCAAGCGACTGCACGGAGAGCAGCCTCAAGCACAGCAAGGCCAGCTCGATACAGGCATCTACAGCCAACAGGCCAGCGATGCGACCTATCAGCATCTGCACCAGCTCGCGACCACCGCGCTGCAGGCGGGTTTCTCGGTAGTGATCGACGCGGCGTACCTGAAACGGCAACAACGCCAGGACGCCTGGCAGGCGGCCGAAACTACCGGCGTGCCCTTCCTCATCCTCGACTGCCAGGCACCCGATGCGGTGATCGCCCAATGGCTGGCCCAGCGTCAGGCCGAAGGTGTTGATCCATCCGATGCTACGATGGAGGTGGTTCACGCACAGCAAGCCAGCCGTGAAGCCCTGAGCGAAAGCGAGCGACTGCACAGCCGCCGGGTGGATACACAGGATGCTGGCAGCCTCGACGAGCTGGTCGCGAGCATACGTCAGCATCTGCCCGGGCTCTGA